One stretch of Oceanimonas pelagia DNA includes these proteins:
- a CDS encoding LysR family transcriptional regulator: protein MDIKQLHYLCTLAEQRHFGRAARACCVTQPTLSMRLRQLEQELGVALVRRGRQFEGFTPEGERVLARARTLLSQYDNLRLEVDAMKGRLTGTVRLGLVPLSCMDLSPVLAGLRRRHQGVGFEINDMTADAILDGLNHNTLDIGGGFFEPEVLARFDSLALPEQGVVLAFGPDWKARVPACPRPADLAGLPLCLPKPGMYFRHYLDTQFAREGLALEPVLTSNSVYRLMRWVHAGLGCALVPAGSVLFNELPGVVCRPVALPPMARIGALVMRNDGQASLLAKGFFEVARELWRGR, encoded by the coding sequence ATGGACATCAAGCAACTGCACTATTTATGCACCCTGGCGGAGCAGCGCCATTTTGGCCGGGCGGCCCGGGCCTGCTGTGTGACCCAGCCTACCCTGTCGATGCGGCTGCGCCAGCTGGAGCAGGAGCTGGGCGTGGCCCTGGTGCGCCGGGGCCGGCAGTTTGAAGGTTTCACTCCGGAAGGCGAGCGGGTGCTGGCCCGGGCCCGCACCCTGCTCAGCCAGTATGACAACCTGCGGCTGGAAGTGGACGCCATGAAGGGCCGGCTCACCGGCACGGTGCGGCTGGGGCTGGTGCCGCTGAGCTGCATGGATCTGAGCCCGGTACTGGCCGGGCTGCGCCGGCGCCATCAGGGCGTGGGCTTTGAGATCAACGACATGACCGCCGATGCCATTCTCGACGGACTCAACCATAACACCCTCGACATTGGCGGCGGTTTTTTTGAGCCCGAGGTGCTGGCCCGTTTCGACAGCCTGGCGCTGCCCGAGCAGGGAGTGGTGCTGGCCTTTGGCCCGGACTGGAAGGCGCGGGTGCCGGCCTGCCCCCGGCCGGCGGATCTGGCCGGGCTGCCGTTATGCCTGCCCAAGCCGGGCATGTATTTTCGTCATTATCTGGACACCCAGTTTGCACGGGAAGGGCTTGCCCTTGAGCCGGTGCTGACCTCCAACTCCGTTTACCGGCTGATGCGCTGGGTGCATGCCGGTCTGGGGTGTGCTCTGGTGCCCGCCGGCAGCGTGCTGTTCAACGAGCTGCCGGGGGTGGTATGCCGCCCGGTGGCTCTGCCGCCCATGGCCCGTATCGGCGCCCTGGTGATGCGCAATGACGGCCAGGCCAGCCTGCTGGCAAAAGGCTTTTTCGAGGTGGCCCGGGAGCTGTGGCGAGGCCGCTGA
- a CDS encoding putative bifunctional diguanylate cyclase/phosphodiesterase has product MRAHKDQDDSAGKVAELLDGHVREWRQLCEQAATDAGAERACFVFFHHQARGVSRVLGRRLRGWRESHYLAVWRQRGFYCGLSATELQLDSPACFMAVPVVRGSQRGLLLLEFAAPPAPLTEERRQRLDTLARHGALLWRETELDARQLQLDESSGRLLSRLKTLFMHVPILINGFNTQGHCILWNDECARVFGRTFDELREHPAPIELFYPDPEECRRVIATFRELKGSEFREWHPVDSRGRRLTTLWANIMLPNGDMICVGHDITEQRALESQQRLAASVFEASYDGIMLTDAENRVVHINPSFTRITGYSPDDMVARVATLFEQDREGAEAPPLPAGPDTPDHWQGECTIRRRNGSRCALLLSVSVIRDDKGRVQHHAIILTDISHIKRHEAELRQRALYDPLTRIPNRQLFSELLERAMAAAGRGDTMLAVCYLDLDGFKQVNDSLGHAAGDRLLVEMGRRMALVIRSCDVVARLGGDEFALMITGLHQPLECTEILDRVLAVIDTPVRLDGHQARVTASIGVAVYPQDAGDGQTLLRYADKAMYEAKKQGKHRHVFFEPGLHSQDQERHRLYEELHRALVSGEFLLHYQPKIDLFSRHMMGVEALLRWQHPHRGMLTPAEFLPAVLDSDMEFELGQWVIRRLLQQMTAWLEAGQDYHASFNVSAGQLLHDDFYCNLKYLLGLYPAVEPARLELEFQESAVGGDVQRVAGVLERCRRLGLTISLDNFGAGHASLVHLNRLPVDIIKIDRRFITDLLTSPTDASMVEGVVQLAAALRMVVVAEGMEQPELGERLQQLGCHYVQGYGISHPMPADAIADWLREWNRQLPLQ; this is encoded by the coding sequence ATGCGAGCGCACAAAGATCAGGATGATAGCGCAGGCAAGGTGGCTGAGCTGCTCGACGGGCATGTTCGGGAGTGGCGCCAGCTGTGTGAACAGGCGGCAACAGACGCCGGCGCGGAGCGGGCCTGTTTCGTTTTTTTTCACCATCAGGCCCGGGGTGTCAGCCGCGTGCTGGGGCGCCGGCTGCGGGGCTGGCGCGAATCCCATTATCTGGCGGTGTGGCGGCAACGGGGCTTTTACTGCGGGCTGAGCGCGACCGAACTGCAGCTCGACAGCCCGGCCTGCTTTATGGCGGTGCCGGTGGTGCGGGGCAGCCAGCGCGGCCTGCTGCTGCTGGAGTTTGCCGCCCCGCCCGCGCCCCTGACCGAGGAGCGCCGGCAGCGGCTCGACACCCTGGCCCGGCACGGCGCCCTGCTGTGGCGGGAAACCGAGCTGGACGCACGCCAGCTGCAGCTGGACGAGTCGTCCGGACGCCTGCTCAGCCGGCTGAAAACCTTGTTTATGCACGTGCCCATTCTGATCAACGGCTTTAACACCCAGGGCCACTGCATATTGTGGAATGACGAGTGTGCTCGTGTGTTTGGCCGCACCTTTGACGAACTCAGGGAGCATCCGGCGCCCATTGAGCTGTTCTATCCGGATCCGGAGGAGTGCCGCCGGGTGATTGCCACCTTCAGGGAGCTGAAAGGTTCGGAGTTTCGCGAATGGCATCCGGTGGACAGCCGGGGACGCCGGCTTACCACCCTGTGGGCCAATATCATGCTGCCCAATGGCGACATGATCTGCGTGGGCCACGACATTACCGAACAGCGGGCCCTGGAAAGCCAGCAACGGCTGGCCGCCAGTGTGTTTGAGGCCAGTTACGACGGCATCATGCTGACCGATGCCGAGAACCGGGTGGTGCACATCAATCCGTCGTTTACCCGAATTACCGGCTATTCTCCCGACGACATGGTGGCGCGCGTGGCCACCCTGTTTGAGCAGGATCGCGAGGGGGCCGAGGCGCCGCCCTTGCCTGCCGGTCCCGATACGCCGGATCACTGGCAGGGTGAGTGCACCATTCGGCGGCGCAACGGCAGCCGCTGCGCCCTGTTGCTGTCGGTGTCGGTGATCCGTGACGACAAGGGCAGGGTGCAGCACCATGCCATCATTCTGACCGACATCAGTCATATCAAACGCCACGAGGCCGAGCTGCGCCAGCGCGCCCTGTATGATCCCCTGACCCGCATTCCCAACCGCCAGCTGTTCAGCGAGCTGCTGGAGCGGGCCATGGCCGCGGCCGGCCGCGGCGATACCATGCTGGCGGTATGCTACCTGGATCTGGACGGTTTCAAGCAGGTCAACGACAGCCTGGGCCATGCCGCCGGCGACCGGCTGCTGGTGGAAATGGGCCGGCGCATGGCGCTGGTGATCCGCAGTTGCGACGTGGTGGCCCGGCTGGGAGGCGACGAGTTTGCGCTGATGATCACCGGGCTGCACCAGCCGCTGGAATGCACCGAAATCCTCGATCGGGTACTGGCCGTTATCGATACGCCGGTGCGGCTGGACGGCCACCAGGCCCGGGTAACGGCGAGCATCGGGGTAGCGGTGTATCCTCAGGATGCCGGCGATGGCCAGACCCTGCTGCGTTATGCCGACAAGGCCATGTACGAGGCCAAGAAACAGGGCAAGCACCGCCATGTGTTTTTTGAACCCGGTCTGCATTCTCAGGATCAGGAGCGCCACCGGCTTTATGAAGAATTGCACCGGGCCCTGGTGAGCGGCGAGTTTCTGCTGCACTACCAGCCCAAAATCGATCTGTTCAGCCGGCACATGATGGGGGTGGAGGCGCTGTTGCGCTGGCAGCACCCGCACAGGGGCATGCTGACCCCGGCGGAGTTTCTGCCCGCGGTGCTCGACAGCGACATGGAGTTCGAGCTGGGCCAGTGGGTGATTCGGCGGCTGTTGCAGCAGATGACCGCCTGGCTGGAGGCCGGCCAGGACTACCATGCCAGTTTCAATGTCAGTGCCGGCCAGCTGCTGCACGACGACTTCTACTGCAATTTGAAGTATCTGCTGGGCCTGTATCCGGCGGTGGAGCCGGCCCGGCTGGAGCTGGAGTTTCAGGAAAGCGCGGTGGGCGGCGATGTGCAGCGGGTGGCCGGCGTGCTGGAGCGTTGCCGCCGGCTGGGGCTGACCATCTCTCTCGACAATTTCGGCGCCGGCCACGCCTCGCTGGTGCACCTGAACCGCCTGCCGGTGGACATCATCAAGATCGACCGCCGGTTCATTACCGATCTGCTCACCAGCCCCACCGATGCCAGCATGGTGGAAGGGGTGGTGCAGCTGGCGGCGGCGCTGCGCATGGTGGTGGTAGCGGAAGGCATGGAGCAGCCGGAGCTGGGGGAGCGGCTGCAGCAGCTGGGCTGCCATTATGTGCAGGGCTATGGCATTTCCCACCCCATGCCGGCGGACGCCATTGCCGACTGGCTGCGGGAGTGGAACCGGCAGTTGCCGTTGCAGTAA
- the pckA gene encoding phosphoenolpyruvate carboxykinase (ATP), with translation MTPKAQQLGLSRYGITDVTEVLYNPSYEQLFEEETRADLEGFEKGVVTSLGAVAVDTGIFTGRSPKDKYIVRDDVTRDTVWWSDQGKNDNKPMTQETWDQLKGLVTRQLSGKRLFVVDTFCGANADTRLAVRFITEVAWQAHFVKNMFIRPSDAELENFTPDFVVMNGAKCTNPNWQEQGLNSENFVAFNLTERVQLIGGTWYGGEMKKGMFSMMNYLLPLKGIASMHCSANVGKDGDVAIFFGLSGTGKTTLSTDPDRALIGDDEHGWDDDGVFNFEGGCYAKTIKLSKENEPEIYAAIRRDALLENVTVREDGTVDFDDGSKTENTRVSYPIYHIDNIVKPVSKAGHARKVIFLTADAFGVLPPVAKLTRDQAQYHFLSGFTAKLAGTERGITEPTPTFSSCFGAAFLSLHPTRYAEVLAKRMDAVGAEAYLVNTGWNGTGKRISIKATRAIINAILDGSIEHSEFVELPYFNLAIPTGLAGVEDESILDPRNTYADAADWDTKAKDLAQRFVNNFEKFTDTAEGKALVAAGPQL, from the coding sequence ATGACGCCCAAGGCGCAACAACTAGGCTTGTCCCGCTACGGTATTACCGACGTCACCGAAGTGCTTTACAATCCTTCCTACGAGCAGCTGTTCGAAGAAGAAACCCGCGCCGATCTGGAAGGCTTCGAGAAGGGCGTGGTTACCAGCCTGGGCGCCGTGGCCGTGGATACCGGCATCTTTACCGGTCGCTCCCCCAAGGATAAATACATCGTCCGCGACGACGTGACCCGCGACACCGTATGGTGGTCCGATCAGGGCAAGAACGACAACAAGCCGATGACCCAGGAAACCTGGGACCAGCTCAAGGGCCTGGTCACCCGGCAGCTGTCCGGCAAGCGCCTGTTTGTGGTCGACACCTTCTGCGGCGCCAATGCCGATACCCGCCTGGCGGTGCGTTTCATTACCGAGGTGGCCTGGCAGGCGCACTTTGTGAAAAACATGTTTATCCGCCCGAGCGATGCCGAGCTGGAAAACTTCACTCCCGATTTTGTGGTCATGAACGGCGCCAAGTGCACCAATCCCAACTGGCAGGAGCAGGGCCTGAACAGCGAGAACTTTGTGGCCTTCAACCTCACCGAGCGGGTGCAGCTGATCGGCGGCACCTGGTACGGCGGCGAGATGAAAAAAGGCATGTTCTCCATGATGAACTACCTGCTGCCGCTGAAGGGCATCGCCTCCATGCACTGCTCCGCCAACGTGGGCAAGGACGGCGACGTGGCCATCTTCTTTGGCCTGTCCGGCACCGGCAAGACCACCCTGTCCACCGATCCGGACCGCGCGCTGATCGGCGACGACGAGCACGGCTGGGACGACGACGGCGTGTTCAACTTTGAAGGCGGCTGCTACGCCAAGACCATCAAGCTGAGCAAGGAAAACGAGCCGGAGATCTACGCCGCCATTCGCCGCGACGCCCTGCTGGAAAACGTCACCGTGCGGGAAGACGGCACCGTCGACTTTGACGATGGCTCCAAAACCGAGAACACCCGGGTTTCCTATCCCATCTACCACATCGACAACATCGTCAAGCCGGTGTCCAAGGCCGGTCACGCCAGGAAGGTGATCTTCCTCACCGCCGACGCCTTTGGCGTGCTGCCGCCGGTGGCCAAGCTGACCCGGGATCAGGCCCAGTATCACTTCCTGTCCGGCTTTACCGCCAAGCTGGCCGGTACCGAGCGCGGCATCACCGAGCCGACCCCCACCTTCTCCAGCTGCTTTGGCGCCGCCTTCCTGAGCCTGCACCCCACCCGGTACGCCGAAGTGCTGGCCAAGCGCATGGACGCCGTGGGCGCCGAAGCCTACCTGGTGAACACCGGCTGGAACGGCACCGGCAAGCGGATTTCCATCAAGGCCACCCGCGCCATCATCAACGCCATTCTCGACGGCTCCATCGAGCACAGCGAGTTTGTGGAACTGCCTTACTTCAACCTGGCCATTCCCACCGGCCTGGCGGGCGTGGAAGACGAGTCCATTCTGGATCCGCGCAACACCTATGCCGACGCCGCCGACTGGGACACCAAGGCGAAGGACCTGGCCCAGCGCTTTGTGAACAACTTCGAGAAGTTCACCGACACCGCCGAGGGCAAGGCCCTGGTGGCCGCCGGCCCGCAGCTGTAA
- the hslO gene encoding Hsp33 family molecular chaperone HslO, with protein MNKPDQLHRYLFDHYPVRGELVQLQHSFQHILEGQAYPVPVQRLLGELLTATSLLTATLKFEGHITVQLQGDGPVSLAVINGDHNQQLRGVARWQGTVPDSTRLADLVGKGYIAITITPDDGERYQGVVELHESSLAASLENYFAQSEQLATRIWLFTGLQGDHQAAAGMLLQALPSEAEGQQDDFAHLEALTATVKAEELLQLDAQEVLYRLYNQEAVRVFDPQPVSFKCTCSREKCEQALLQVGKDEAMEIIQEQGNIEMHCDYCGHHYRFDGSDVQSLFEQTLH; from the coding sequence ATGAACAAACCCGATCAACTTCACCGTTATCTGTTCGACCACTACCCGGTGCGCGGCGAGCTGGTGCAACTGCAGCACAGCTTTCAGCACATCCTTGAGGGTCAGGCCTACCCGGTGCCGGTGCAACGGCTGCTGGGTGAGCTGCTCACCGCCACCAGCCTGCTCACCGCCACCCTCAAGTTTGAGGGCCACATTACGGTGCAGCTGCAGGGCGACGGCCCGGTCAGCCTGGCGGTGATCAACGGCGATCATAACCAGCAGCTGCGTGGCGTGGCCCGCTGGCAGGGCACGGTGCCCGACAGCACCCGGCTGGCCGATCTGGTGGGCAAGGGCTATATCGCCATCACCATTACCCCCGACGACGGCGAACGTTATCAGGGCGTGGTGGAGTTGCATGAAAGCTCCCTCGCCGCCAGCCTGGAAAACTACTTTGCCCAGTCGGAACAACTGGCTACCCGCATCTGGCTGTTTACCGGCCTGCAGGGCGATCACCAGGCCGCCGCCGGCATGCTGCTGCAGGCCCTGCCCAGCGAAGCCGAAGGCCAGCAGGACGACTTCGCCCACCTGGAAGCCCTGACCGCCACCGTCAAGGCCGAAGAACTGCTGCAGCTGGACGCCCAGGAAGTGCTGTACCGGCTCTACAACCAGGAGGCGGTACGGGTATTCGACCCACAGCCGGTCAGCTTCAAATGCACCTGCTCCAGAGAAAAATGCGAGCAGGCGCTGCTGCAGGTGGGCAAGGACGAAGCCATGGAAATCATTCAGGAGCAGGGCAACATCGAGATGCACTGCGACTACTGCGGCCATCATTACCGCTTTGACGGCAGCGACGTACAGAGCCTGTTTGAACAGACCCTGCACTGA
- the hslR gene encoding ribosome-associated heat shock protein Hsp15 — MNGKTDSVRLDKWLWAARFYKTRSLAREMIDGGKVHYNGQRTKPGKPVETGALIRLWQGHDEREVVVLALSDKRGKAEQAQQLYRETPDSIERRERNARARKLHSQFAPSPERRPDKKERRTLLRIKQGN, encoded by the coding sequence ATGAACGGAAAAACGGATTCCGTGCGGCTGGACAAATGGCTGTGGGCCGCCCGCTTCTACAAGACCCGCAGCCTGGCCCGGGAGATGATCGACGGCGGCAAGGTGCACTACAACGGCCAGCGCACCAAGCCCGGCAAACCGGTGGAAACCGGCGCCCTGATCCGCCTGTGGCAGGGCCACGACGAACGGGAAGTGGTGGTGCTGGCCCTGTCCGACAAGCGCGGCAAGGCCGAGCAGGCGCAACAGCTCTACCGCGAAACGCCGGACAGCATTGAACGACGGGAGCGCAACGCCCGGGCACGCAAACTCCACAGCCAGTTTGCCCCCAGCCCCGAGCGACGGCCCGACAAGAAAGAAAGACGTACCCTGCTTCGAATCAAGCAGGGCAACTGA
- the nudE gene encoding ADP compounds hydrolase NudE, protein MTGNKQKPTILHTELVAESRLFRVESVHLRFSNGVERIYERMRGGGRGAVMLVPMLDDDTLLLIREYSAGTHSYELGFPKGLIDPGETALEAGNRELMEEVGYGARTLIPLKQVSLAPGYFGSRMDILLARNLYPEQREGDEPEPLEVVPWPLARLDELLARPDFSEARSICGLFLLQDWLNKEE, encoded by the coding sequence ATGACCGGGAACAAACAAAAACCGACCATACTGCACACCGAACTGGTGGCGGAAAGCCGCCTGTTCCGGGTGGAATCGGTACACCTGCGTTTCAGTAACGGTGTTGAGCGAATCTATGAAAGAATGCGCGGCGGCGGTCGCGGCGCCGTGATGCTGGTGCCCATGCTCGACGACGACACCCTTCTGCTGATTCGGGAATACTCCGCCGGTACCCACAGCTATGAGCTTGGCTTTCCCAAGGGGCTGATCGATCCGGGTGAAACTGCCCTGGAGGCAGGCAACCGGGAACTGATGGAAGAAGTGGGCTATGGCGCCCGTACCCTGATTCCGCTCAAGCAGGTGAGCCTGGCCCCCGGTTATTTTGGCAGCCGCATGGACATTTTACTGGCACGGAACTTGTATCCGGAACAGCGGGAAGGGGATGAGCCGGAGCCGCTGGAAGTGGTGCCCTGGCCCTTGGCCCGGCTGGACGAACTGCTCGCCCGGCCCGATTTTTCCGAGGCCCGCAGCATTTGTGGTCTGTTTTTGTTGCAGGACTGGCTTAATAAAGAGGAATAA
- the cysQ gene encoding 3'(2'),5'-bisphosphate nucleotidase CysQ, which translates to MDTSALLPGVKAAARESGRLILSMYHSGQYQAESKDDDSPVTSADLAAHAYLDRALRALADIPVLSEEGGDIPLAERSTWPRYWLVDPLDGTQEFIAGSGDFSTMIALIEHGKPVLGVVYGPVHDLMYYAVCGQGAFKEAGGEITRIHARHYDQRQPVTSLCIAISRRQNVDWVRSRLSDELDYRLLPLGSSSLKSCLVAEGAADLYMRIGPTGEWDTGATQCIVEEAGGRILDLELARLSYNERDSLINPNFITLGDENLPWRDILRGRS; encoded by the coding sequence ATGGATACCAGTGCCCTGCTGCCGGGGGTGAAGGCGGCAGCCCGAGAATCCGGCCGGCTGATCCTGTCGATGTACCACAGTGGTCAGTATCAGGCCGAGAGCAAGGACGACGACAGCCCGGTGACCAGTGCCGATCTGGCGGCGCACGCCTATCTCGACCGGGCCCTGCGCGCCCTGGCCGACATTCCGGTACTCTCCGAGGAAGGCGGCGACATTCCGCTGGCGGAGCGCAGCACCTGGCCCCGCTACTGGCTGGTGGACCCGCTGGACGGCACCCAGGAATTTATTGCCGGCAGCGGCGACTTCTCCACCATGATTGCCCTGATTGAACATGGCAAGCCGGTGCTGGGGGTGGTGTACGGCCCGGTGCACGATCTCATGTATTACGCGGTGTGTGGCCAGGGCGCCTTCAAGGAAGCCGGTGGCGAGATTACCCGCATTCACGCCCGTCATTATGACCAGCGCCAGCCGGTGACCAGCCTGTGCATTGCCATCAGCCGGCGGCAGAACGTGGACTGGGTGCGCTCGCGGCTTTCCGACGAGCTGGACTACCGGCTGCTGCCTCTGGGCTCAAGTTCGCTCAAGTCGTGCCTGGTGGCGGAAGGAGCGGCGGACCTGTACATGCGCATCGGCCCCACCGGCGAGTGGGACACCGGTGCCACCCAGTGCATTGTGGAAGAAGCGGGCGGTCGCATTCTCGACCTGGAGCTGGCGCGGCTCAGCTACAACGAGCGCGACAGCCTGATCAACCCCAACTTCATCACCCTGGGGGATGAAAACCTGCCCTGGCGGGACATTCTTCGCGGCAGATCCTGA
- the metJ gene encoding met regulon transcriptional regulator MetJ gives MKTEWNGDYISPYAEHGKKSEQVKKITVSIPLKVLKVLTDERTRRQVNNLRHATNSELLCEAFLHAYTGQPLPQDDDLRKDVPDQIPARAREIMTELGIEIEDFEQED, from the coding sequence ATGAAAACTGAATGGAACGGCGACTATATCAGCCCCTACGCCGAACACGGCAAGAAAAGCGAGCAGGTCAAAAAGATCACCGTCTCCATCCCGCTCAAGGTGCTCAAAGTGCTCACCGACGAGCGCACCCGGCGCCAGGTGAACAATCTGCGTCACGCCACCAACAGCGAGCTGCTGTGCGAGGCCTTTCTGCATGCCTACACCGGCCAGCCCCTGCCCCAGGACGACGACCTGCGCAAGGATGTGCCCGACCAGATCCCCGCCCGGGCCCGGGAAATCATGACCGAGCTGGGCATCGAAATCGAGGATTTCGAACAGGAAGACTGA
- the metB gene encoding cystathionine gamma-synthase produces the protein MPTYKTQTHAVRTGLESDTQHGAVVPPIYLSSTYSFADFNQKRQFDYARSGNPTRQTLLDALTHLEGGAGAAVTASGLGAINLIVTSQLQPGDLLVVPHDCYGGSQRLFNSLAAKGLFELAYVDQTDADALAEVMARKPRMLWIETPSNPLLRVVDIQALCAAAREVGALSVVDNTFLSPALQQPLKLGADLVLHSTTKYINGHSDALGGAVVAANPDLAEQLRWWANCLGLTGSAFDNYLTLRGLRTLGVRMRQHCENAEALVAFLQTQPRVKAVYHPSLPGNPGHAIAARQQAGFGAMLSFELDADEAGLKAFLQQLQLFSLAESLGGVESLIAHPATMTHAAMSPEALAEAGISQQLLRVSVGIEDAGDLIHDLENAFKVLSK, from the coding sequence ATGCCGACTTACAAGACTCAGACCCACGCCGTTCGTACCGGCCTTGAGAGTGACACTCAGCATGGTGCCGTGGTGCCGCCCATTTACCTCAGCAGCACCTATTCCTTTGCCGACTTTAACCAGAAGCGCCAGTTCGACTATGCCCGCTCCGGCAATCCCACCCGCCAGACCCTGCTCGACGCCCTGACCCACCTGGAAGGCGGCGCCGGCGCGGCGGTCACCGCCAGCGGCCTGGGCGCCATCAACCTGATCGTGACTTCCCAGCTGCAACCCGGCGATCTGCTGGTGGTGCCCCACGACTGCTACGGCGGCAGCCAGCGGCTGTTCAACTCCCTGGCCGCCAAGGGCCTGTTTGAACTGGCCTATGTGGATCAGACCGACGCCGATGCTCTGGCCGAGGTGATGGCGCGCAAGCCGCGCATGCTGTGGATCGAAACCCCGTCCAACCCGCTGCTGCGGGTGGTGGACATTCAGGCGCTGTGCGCCGCCGCCCGGGAGGTGGGCGCGCTCAGCGTGGTGGACAACACCTTTTTGTCGCCGGCGTTGCAGCAGCCGCTGAAACTGGGCGCCGATCTGGTGCTGCATTCCACCACCAAATACATCAACGGCCACTCCGACGCCCTCGGCGGCGCCGTGGTGGCGGCGAATCCGGATCTGGCCGAGCAACTGCGCTGGTGGGCCAATTGCCTGGGGCTGACCGGTTCCGCCTTTGACAACTACCTGACCCTGCGCGGCCTGCGCACCCTGGGGGTGCGCATGCGCCAGCACTGCGAAAACGCCGAGGCGCTGGTGGCCTTTCTGCAAACCCAGCCCAGGGTAAAAGCCGTGTATCACCCCAGCCTGCCGGGCAACCCGGGCCACGCCATTGCCGCCCGCCAGCAGGCCGGTTTCGGCGCCATGCTCAGCTTTGAGCTGGATGCCGACGAGGCCGGGCTCAAGGCCTTTTTGCAGCAACTGCAGCTGTTCTCCCTGGCCGAATCCCTGGGCGGGGTGGAAAGCCTGATCGCCCACCCGGCCACCATGACCCACGCCGCCATGAGCCCCGAGGCCCTGGCCGAGGCCGGCATCAGCCAGCAACTGTTGCGGGTATCGGTAGGGATTGAGGACGCCGGCGATCTGATCCACGATCTGGAAAACGCATTCAAGGTACTCAGCAAGTAA